In one window of Trichoderma breve strain T069 chromosome 7 map unlocalized scaffold00008, whole genome shotgun sequence DNA:
- a CDS encoding fungal specific transcription factor domain-containing protein encodes MYEEARAILQGYEYFNSCIYTDLIPLHELGYNPYVYPLSEKHLQAAVWCPDYLKYGMLCMIVSHRINQIGSAIPPRAMVEKFYLYWGLAVRSLNEYLDMEDRRSGDSVIAGILTLLLADIQQGSSLNWRCHLDAIYRLIMLRGGFHVVAASKSMEPLLLCFWSVAVMGNTTCPASDLFMTTFQLETLKFLPQQYITTVSPIQLCPVALFIEIIKINHLRMRVTRPDAAGTKAFLKESFEILERINCFSPHRLAQSKRSNQDVWALVGLVYQAAVALYCILSLQSLSALPETLALRVQCATHGRLMQTLLVEALASKTLKRFMIWPLVVLGVEAVHGDTPMRAFVAKELSELSLSVGSYVPLTAKRVLGEFWVSGKTRWDACFDRPYVFTGQIAVDTSGLMPLYK; translated from the exons ATGTATGAAGAAGCACGTGCCATACTACAGGGCTACGAGTACT TCAATTCTTGCATATATACAGATTTGATCCCCCTCCATGAACTTGGGTATAATCCTTACGTATATCCACTTTCCGAGAAACATCTCCAAGCCGCAGTTTGGTGTCCCGATTATCTAAAATATGGTATGCTTTGCATGATTGTGAGTCACAGGATCAATCAGATAGGGAGTGCCATTCCACCCCGAGCAATGGTGGAGAAGTTTTACCTCTACTGGGGCCTTGCTGTCCGATCTCTCAATGAATATCTCGACATGGAAGACAGGCGTTCAGGTGATTCGGTTATTGCCGGGATATTGACGCTGTTACTTGCTGAT ATCCAACAGGGGTCATCACTCAATTGGAGATGCCATTTAGACGCAATTTACAGACTAATCATGTTGCGTGGCGGATTTCACGTAGTGGCCGCATCAAAAAGCATGGAGCCACTGCTCCTTTGCTTCTGGTC TGTTGCAGTGATGGGAAACACAACATGTCCTGCATCAGACCTCTTCATGACCACTTTCCAGCTTGAGACTCTCAAATTTTTGCCACAGCAATACATCACTACTGTATCTCCAATTCAGCTGTGCCCAGTGGCGCTTTTCATTGAGATTATCAAGATCAATCATCTTCGCATGCGGGTTACAAGAcctgatgctgctggcacCAAGGCCTTTTTGAAGGAGAGTTTCGAAATATTGGAGCGCATCAATTGTTTCTCGCCTCATCGATTGGCTCAATCTAAACGCTCAAATCAAGATGTTTGGGCATTAGTCGGTCTTGTGTACCAGGCTGCTGTGGCATTATACTGCATCCTATCACTTCAAAGCCTCTCAGCCCTTCCTGAGACCCTAGCACTACGAGTGCAATGTGCCACGCATGGAAGACTTATGCAAACGCTTTTGGTAGAAGCACTTGCGTCTAAAACCCTGAAAAGGTTCATGATTTGGCCGCTCGTTGTACTTGGGGTGGAAGCTGTTCACGGCGACACGCCTATGCGCGCCTTTGTTGCTAAAGAACTGTCAGAACTTAGCCTGAGTGTTGGAAGCTATGTGCCGCTCACAGCAAAACGAGTTCTCGGAGAGTTTTGGGTTTCTGGAAAAACTCGCTGGGATGCCTGCTTTGATAGACCGTATGTCTTTACCGGGCAAATTGCGGTGGACACGAGCGGCTTAATGCCGTTATACAAGTAA
- a CDS encoding cytochrome p450 domain-containing protein — protein MAILLDNPVAAISLKSVVVLPLLAVISGLLYIAYTAIYNLFFHPLRKFPGPKLWALHYGFYARLELSGEGHRRMLQIHQKYGPIVRVAPDHLAICHPDGMNNLSGHRKPGQLENGKEFVRTESNPGTIIGADRQDHTRMRKSMANAFSQQAMLDQQPLIVSYVDKLFENLERFAAKGEVFDAVAWYNYTTFDIVGDLAFGEPFGCLQESTFHPWVELVFKSLKNIAFDSSFRRMGFLYNLLVMLTPKSVMTKFIEHRELSEQKVRKRLNTKTDRKDFMACMTSRKGKDELTFQELTANASILIMAGSETTATALSAATYYLGLHPEPLKKLCDEVRSAFQSEDEIDLVSVGRLDYMLAVLNEAMRLHSPVPATTPRTINEMGDTIGGQFIPPGTHIDIWYWTLFHNPEYWVQVEEFIPERWLGDARFDSDKKQIFTPFSVGPRGCIGKNLAYAEMRLIMARLIWNYDIELLDESIGWDKRCEVYIVYNKGPLYIRLKPRK, from the exons ATGGCGATCCTTTTAGATAATCCCGTGGCTGCGATTTCGTTGAAAAGCGTCGTAGTGTTGCCACTGTTAGCAGTGATATCG GGACTGCTTTACATCGCATACACTGCGATTTACAATTTATTTTTTCATCCTCTCAGAAAATTCCCCGGTCCAAAACTATGGGCTCTTCATTATGGCTTTTACGCTCGCCTGGAGCTCTCTGGTGAAGGTCATCGCAGGATGTTACAGATACACCAAAAATACGGCCCAATTGTCAGAGTTGCCCCCGACCATCTGGCTATTTGCCACCCTGATGGAATGAATAATCTTTCAGGCCATCGCAAGCCCGGCCAActggaaaatggaaaagaatTCGTCCGCACTGAGAGCAATCCCGGCACCATTATTGGCGCGGACCGTCAAGATCACACCCGAATGCGAAAGAGCATGGCAAACGCCTTTTCGCAACAGGCCATGCTCGATCAGCAGCCCTTGATTGTATCCTACGTCGATAAGCTCTTTGAGAACCTTGAACGCTTCGCCGCGAAGGGAGAAGTGTTTGACGCTGTCGCCTGGTACAATTACACGACTTTCGATATTGTGGGCGACTTGGCCTTTGGTGAACCCTTTGGGTGTCTTCAGGAATCCACCTTTCATCCATGGGTTGAACTCGTCTTTAAAAGTCTTAAAAATATTGCATTTGACTCGTCATTTAGACGCATGGGCTTTCTATACAATCTTCTTGTGATGCTTACCCCAAAGTCTGTCATGACCAAGTTTATAGAACACAGAGAGCTGTCTGAACAGAAAGTCCGCAAGAGGCTCAACACGAAGACGGACCGAAAGGATTTCATGGCATGCATGACATCtagaaagggaaaagat GAACTGACTTTCCAAGAGCTCACTGCCAATGCCAGCATTCTCATCATGGCTGGCTCCGAGACAACCGCGACGGCGCTCTCTGCGGCCACATACTACCTTGGCTTACACCCGGagcccttgaagaagctatGCGATGAAGTGAGGTCTGCATTTCAATCGGAAGACGAGATTGATCTCGTGAGTGTCGGTCGCCTAGACTACATGCTCGCCGTTTTGAACGAAGCGATGAGACTTCACTCGCCAGTCCCCGCTACGACGCCACGAACCATTAATGAGATGGGCGATACAATTGGAGGCCAATTCATTCCTCCAGGA ACTCATATTGACATTTGGTACTGGACTTTGTTCCACAACCCCGAGTACTGGGTTCAGGTCGAAGAATTTATTCCCGAGCGCTGGCTGGGAGACGCACGATTCGATAGCGATAAGAAGCAAATCTTCACCCCATTCTCTGTTGGGCCTAGAGGTTGTATTGGCAAGAA TCTTGCTTATGCTGAAATGCGCCTCATTATGGCGAGACTCATCTGGAACTACGATatcgagcttcttgatgaaagTATCGGCTGGGATAAGAGGTGCGAAGTTTACATCGTCTACAATAAGGGACCTCTCTATATCCGCTTGAAGCCTAGAAaatga